A genomic window from Flavobacterium phycosphaerae includes:
- a CDS encoding chloride channel protein yields MPSNKASFFKIIIRSIFRRAEHMVFLLKDKLSERNFIYFASVAVAITCSFAVIILKSFAHNIFLWANDINGFLKLPYINSLLPIAGILLTVFVIRNFLDNNLEKGSSKVLYAVAKKGGILPKKQMYAQIITSSLTVGLGGSAGLESPIVITGAAFGSNFAQKYHLSQKDRILLLACGVAAGIGAAFNAPIAGVLFAIEVVLTDITISAFIPIIISAATGALISTVTLSHDVILNFEQTLKFDYHNTPYYILLGILAGLTSIYHARNFQKIEKFFGSFKNKGYRRALFGASILAILIFFFPTLFGEGYETIKTLASKNPSVLLDNTMLEKFKSSEWVLLAFVGVTMLLKAFATGLTLGSGGNGGNFAPSLFVGSYLGFVVAKTVNLLNFTHHLPIANFTIVGMAGILSGLFHAPLTAIFLIGEITGGYDLMVPLMIVSSVSFAVSKQFEKHSMDVKSLADKGDVFTSDKDKNILQSIDFYNLVQQNYRTLTLQDSPSEAVTIFATTDQKIIPIIDEHKVLIGLIDFDEVKAFIFNPNHLKFMTMSEIISQPKEFLLFEDKPEKIMRSFEVSKSPILPVIHKGKYFGFLSKIDVLESYRQRLKEMVID; encoded by the coding sequence ATGCCGTCGAACAAAGCTTCCTTTTTTAAAATTATTATCCGAAGTATTTTCAGAAGAGCCGAACACATGGTTTTTCTGCTGAAGGACAAATTAAGCGAAAGAAACTTTATCTATTTCGCCAGTGTGGCCGTGGCCATTACCTGTTCGTTTGCCGTAATTATACTAAAGAGTTTTGCGCACAATATTTTCCTTTGGGCCAATGATATCAATGGGTTTCTGAAACTTCCTTATATCAACAGTTTACTGCCGATTGCCGGTATCCTGCTGACCGTTTTTGTGATTCGGAATTTCCTGGATAACAACTTGGAAAAAGGAAGTTCAAAAGTACTGTATGCGGTAGCCAAAAAAGGCGGTATACTTCCCAAAAAACAAATGTATGCCCAAATAATCACCAGCTCTTTAACAGTAGGACTCGGAGGTTCTGCCGGATTAGAAAGTCCGATCGTAATTACCGGAGCGGCTTTTGGTTCCAACTTTGCGCAAAAATACCATTTATCACAAAAAGACAGAATACTGTTGTTAGCCTGTGGTGTGGCAGCCGGAATTGGTGCTGCGTTCAACGCTCCCATTGCCGGAGTTTTATTTGCTATCGAAGTGGTTTTGACCGATATAACTATTTCGGCTTTTATTCCGATTATCATTTCGGCCGCGACCGGTGCTTTGATTTCAACGGTAACCTTAAGTCACGATGTGATTTTGAATTTTGAACAAACCCTAAAATTTGATTACCACAATACACCTTACTATATTTTACTGGGCATTTTGGCCGGATTGACTTCTATTTATCATGCTCGGAATTTTCAAAAGATTGAAAAGTTTTTCGGCAGCTTTAAAAACAAAGGCTATCGTAGAGCGCTTTTCGGAGCTTCTATTTTGGCCATTTTAATTTTCTTTTTCCCCACCTTGTTCGGAGAAGGTTATGAAACTATTAAGACCCTGGCCTCCAAAAATCCGAGTGTTTTATTGGATAATACCATGCTTGAAAAGTTTAAAAGCAGCGAATGGGTGTTGTTGGCTTTTGTTGGGGTAACCATGCTCTTAAAAGCGTTTGCTACCGGTTTAACATTAGGTAGTGGCGGTAACGGTGGAAACTTTGCACCTTCGCTTTTTGTGGGTTCTTATCTGGGCTTTGTGGTGGCAAAAACGGTAAATCTTTTAAACTTCACGCATCATTTACCTATAGCCAATTTTACCATTGTAGGCATGGCCGGAATTTTGAGCGGATTGTTTCATGCCCCATTGACAGCCATTTTCCTTATTGGTGAGATTACCGGAGGCTACGATTTAATGGTCCCATTGATGATAGTGTCTTCGGTAAGTTTTGCGGTTTCCAAACAGTTTGAAAAGCACTCCATGGATGTTAAAAGTTTGGCCGATAAAGGCGATGTATTTACCAGCGACAAAGACAAGAATATCCTGCAAAGTATTGATTTTTATAATTTGGTACAGCAAAATTACAGAACACTGACCCTGCAAGATTCGCCCAGTGAAGCCGTAACTATTTTTGCTACCACCGACCAAAAAATAATCCCGATTATTGACGAACATAAAGTGCTGATTGGTCTTATCGATTTTGATGAAGTCAAAGCCTTTATTTTCAATCCGAATCATTTGAAATTTATGACGATGAGCGAAATCATCAGCCAACCCAAAGAATTCCTCTTGTTTGAAGACAAACCGGAGAAAATCATGAGGTCGTTTGAAGTGTCCAAAAGTCCTATTTTGCCGGTTATTCACAAAGGAAAATATTTTGGTTTTTTATCCAAAATTGATGTCCTCGAAAGTTATCGTCAACGCTTAAAAGAGATGGTGATTGATTAA